The following proteins are encoded in a genomic region of Cataglyphis hispanica isolate Lineage 1 chromosome 9, ULB_Chis1_1.0, whole genome shotgun sequence:
- the LOC126851915 gene encoding piggyBac transposable element-derived protein 4-like: MTSNEDYSSSTSSDGAILQRPSKKFRVLSESEESSSSSSSDMMRASTIRRRRIESDSETETEDSDNNEDDVPEEFDVNWRIPLGNKTNITFSDSSGTNTNQSEIFACTEPHDFYFLFVTEEIFEIIAKQTNIYATQRKSELQSYRLDQWYETNANEIKRFFGLIIWMGLVRLPKIELYWSTYEGYKQALPRTIMSRNRFELLLRFVHFSNNEENDPNNRLSKVAHIIDHLNSNFKKYYNPDEVVCVDESLVPFRGRILFRQYIKQKRHRYGIKVFKLCSGPGYTYSFQIYTGKGENTSEIYGNKSTEIVMALCQDILGKGHTICTDNWYTSVNLAEKLIDMHTHLLGTLRKNRRDNPKEVVAQKLKRGDVIARENKNGVTVLKWKDKRDVLMLSTKHSAEMTTIQKRNCTKEKPRMVVEYNLGKSSVDLSDQMVAYCSPLRKTIKCNNGIIEKCISINIYTNYVLLSFAASPVTGGPHGAVAKSSAGHR, translated from the coding sequence ATGACTTCAAATGAAGATTATTCATCAAGTACGTCATCTGACGGTGCAATTTTACAAAGaccatcaaaaaaatttcgagtGCTATCAGAGAGTGAGGAAAGTTCATCAAGTAGTTCATCCGATATGATGAGAGCTTCTACGATACGTCGGCGCCGAATTGAGTCTGACAGTGAAACTGAAACTGAAGATAGCGATAACAATGAAGATGATGTACCAGAAGAGTTTGATGTGAATTGGCGTATTCCGTTAGGTAATAAAACCAACATCACATTTTCGGATTCGTCAGGTACCAACACAAATCAATCAGAAATTTTTGCTTGTACGGAGCcacatgatttttatttcctctttGTTACTGaagaaatattcgaaattattgcaaaacaaACGAACATCTACGCTACGCAAAGAAAATCAGAACTGCAATCGTATCGTTTAGATCAATGGTATGAAACAAATgctaatgaaataaaacgtTTCTTTGGTCTCATTATTTGGATGGGATTAGTGCGATTACCAAAAATTGAACTATATTGGAGTACATATGAAGGATATAAACAGGCACTTCCACGCACAATTATGTCAAGAAATCGATTCGAATTGTTATTGCGGTTTGTTCATTTCAgcaataatgaagaaaatgatCCTAACAATAGATTATCTAAAGTTGCTCATATTATCGATCATCTAAAcagtaattttaagaaatattataatccagACGAGGTAGTATGCGTGGATGAATCCTTAGTGCCATTTCGAGGCCGCATATTATTTcgtcaatatataaaacaaaaacgtCACAGATATggaattaaagtttttaaattatgtagtgGGCCAGGGTACACTTATTCATTTCAAATCTACACGGGCAAAGGCGAAAATACAAGTGAAATATATGGAAATAAGTCGACTGAGATTGTAATGGCTCTTTGTCAAGATATTTTAGGCAAAGGCCACACTATCTGTACCGACAATTGGTACACTAGCGTTAACCTGGCTGAAAAGCTAATTGATATGCACACACATTTATTGGGTACTCTACGAAAAAATCGGCGAGACAATCCAAAAGAAGTAGTGGCCCAGAAATTAAAACGTGGAGATGTTATCgcgcgagaaaataaaaatggagtGACAGTCTTAAAATGGAAAGACAAAAGAGATGTGTTAATGCTATCTACAAAACATTCAGCAGAAATGACAACAATACAGAAAAGAAACTGTACAAAAGAAAAGCCAAGAATGGtagttgaatataatttaggaAAATCTTCAGTCGACTTATCTGACCAAATGGTTGCTTATTGCTCACCACTGCGTAAAACTATCAAATG